The following are from one region of the Streptomyces fradiae genome:
- a CDS encoding enoyl-CoA hydratase/isomerase family protein, whose translation MSTSGVHVERDKETGVAVVTLDRPEKHNAITLEMAGRLGELWRGFRYEDEVRAIVVTGAGGRAFCTGIDRADAGRVPQPSSPYTIDDPLISIGPKANDLWKPVIAAVEGMACGGAFYLLGEAEFLIAGEGAEFFDPHVTYGMVSAFETIHMAQRMPFGEVARMALMGGAERISARRAYETGLVSELTARGGALAAAVRAAEVIAGAPTEAVQGTVRALWTTKGPARSQALAQAPHLVTLGNLPAERQAELFTGRGRGGAGGFRVR comes from the coding sequence ATGAGCACCTCGGGAGTTCACGTAGAGCGGGACAAGGAGACCGGGGTCGCCGTCGTCACCCTCGACCGGCCCGAGAAGCACAACGCGATCACCCTGGAGATGGCCGGGCGGCTCGGCGAGCTCTGGCGCGGCTTCCGTTACGAGGACGAGGTCCGCGCGATCGTCGTCACCGGGGCCGGCGGGCGGGCCTTCTGCACCGGCATCGACCGCGCCGACGCCGGGCGGGTGCCGCAGCCCTCGTCCCCGTACACGATCGACGATCCGCTGATCTCCATCGGCCCCAAGGCCAACGACCTGTGGAAACCGGTGATCGCCGCCGTCGAGGGCATGGCCTGCGGCGGCGCCTTCTATCTGCTCGGCGAGGCCGAGTTCCTGATCGCGGGCGAGGGCGCCGAGTTCTTCGACCCGCACGTCACCTACGGGATGGTCAGCGCCTTCGAGACCATCCACATGGCGCAGCGGATGCCGTTCGGCGAGGTCGCCCGGATGGCCCTGATGGGCGGCGCCGAGCGGATCTCGGCCCGGCGGGCGTACGAGACCGGGCTCGTCAGCGAGCTGACGGCGCGCGGCGGGGCGCTGGCCGCGGCCGTGCGCGCCGCCGAGGTGATCGCCGGCGCGCCGACCGAGGCCGTGCAGGGCACCGTACGCGCCCTGTGGACGACCAAGGGGCCCGCCAGGTCCCAGGCCCTCGCCCAGGCCCCGCATCTGGTGACGCTCGGAAACCTGCCGGCGGAGCGGCAGGCCGAGCTGTTCACCGGTCGGGGCCGGGGCGGGGCCGGGGGTTTCCGGGTGCGCTGA
- a CDS encoding lipid-transfer protein, whose protein sequence is MGVAVLKDRTAIVGIGQTPFAKHLPESEKALACRAILAALDDAGIDPSEVDGFASYTMEETDEVEVAKAVGAGDVTFFSKVGYGGGGSCATVAHLAAAVATGQASVGVAWRSRKRGSGPRPWKNTAVQLPTPGQWTRPFGLLRPADEIGMLARRYMHEYGATRDHLFNVALACRNRANQNPDAIMYERPLTREMYMTSRWISEPLCLFDNCLETDGALACVVVSAERARDCRQKPVYVHSAAQGLPAQHHGMVNYWNDDPLTGPAWTAARHLWKTADFGPEDVDVAQIYDAFTPLVPLSLEGYGFCGRGEGAGFTEGGALEIGGRLPLNTGGGGLSEAYVHGFNLITEGVKQLRGVSTAQVPDAATCLVTAGEGVPTSAVLLRS, encoded by the coding sequence GTGGGGGTTGCCGTGCTCAAGGACCGCACAGCCATCGTCGGGATCGGCCAGACACCCTTCGCGAAACACCTCCCCGAGTCCGAGAAGGCGCTCGCCTGCCGGGCGATCCTCGCCGCCCTCGACGACGCCGGGATCGACCCGTCCGAGGTCGACGGCTTCGCCTCGTACACGATGGAGGAGACGGACGAGGTGGAGGTGGCCAAGGCCGTCGGCGCCGGTGACGTCACCTTCTTCTCCAAGGTCGGCTACGGCGGCGGCGGTTCCTGCGCCACCGTCGCCCATCTCGCCGCCGCCGTCGCCACCGGCCAGGCCTCCGTCGGCGTCGCCTGGCGGTCCAGGAAGCGCGGCTCCGGCCCCCGCCCCTGGAAGAACACCGCGGTCCAGCTGCCCACCCCCGGCCAGTGGACCCGGCCCTTCGGACTGCTCCGCCCCGCCGACGAGATCGGCATGCTCGCCCGCCGCTACATGCACGAGTACGGCGCCACCCGCGACCACCTCTTCAACGTCGCCCTCGCCTGCCGCAACCGGGCCAACCAGAACCCGGACGCGATCATGTACGAGCGCCCGCTGACCCGCGAGATGTACATGACCTCCCGCTGGATCAGCGAGCCCCTGTGCCTCTTCGACAACTGCCTGGAGACCGACGGCGCCCTCGCCTGCGTCGTCGTCTCCGCCGAACGCGCCCGCGACTGCCGGCAGAAGCCCGTGTACGTCCACTCCGCCGCCCAGGGCCTGCCCGCCCAGCACCACGGCATGGTCAACTACTGGAACGACGACCCGCTCACCGGGCCCGCCTGGACCGCCGCGCGGCACCTCTGGAAGACCGCCGACTTCGGCCCCGAGGACGTCGACGTCGCCCAGATCTACGACGCCTTCACCCCGCTCGTCCCGCTCTCCCTGGAGGGCTACGGCTTCTGCGGCAGGGGGGAGGGGGCCGGCTTCACCGAGGGCGGCGCCCTGGAGATCGGCGGCCGGCTGCCCCTCAACACCGGCGGCGGCGGCCTCTCCGAGGCGTACGTCCACGGCTTCAACCTCATCACCGAGGGCGTGAAACAGCTCCGCGGCGTCTCCACCGCCCAGGTCCCGGACGCCGCCACCTGCCTCGTCACCGCCGGCGAGGGCGTCCCCACATCGGCCGTTCTGCTGAGGAGTTGA
- a CDS encoding Zn-ribbon domain-containing OB-fold protein: protein MLTPVIDEDGAPFWEFAARRELRVQGCADCGELRFPPRPCCPHCRSFDSEWRLMSGRGRIWSYVLPHPPLLPDYAAQAPYNAVLVELADAPRIRLAGNVVAAPDAPLDSVDPARLRIGAAVRVAFTEIDGVTVPRWLLERG, encoded by the coding sequence ATGCTGACCCCCGTCATCGACGAAGACGGCGCCCCCTTCTGGGAGTTCGCCGCCCGGCGCGAGCTGCGCGTTCAGGGCTGCGCGGACTGCGGCGAACTGCGCTTCCCGCCCCGCCCCTGCTGCCCGCACTGCCGGTCCTTCGACAGCGAGTGGCGGCTGATGTCCGGCCGCGGCCGGATCTGGTCGTACGTCCTCCCCCACCCGCCCCTGCTGCCCGACTACGCCGCCCAGGCCCCCTACAACGCGGTCCTCGTCGAACTCGCCGACGCCCCGCGCATCCGCCTCGCCGGCAATGTCGTCGCCGCCCCCGACGCGCCCCTGGACTCGGTCGACCCGGCCCGGCTGCGGATCGGCGCCGCCGTGCGCGTCGCCTTCACCGAGATCGACGGCGTGACCGTGCCCCGCTGGCTCCTGGAGCGCGGATGA
- a CDS encoding FadD3 family acyl-CoA ligase yields the protein MPESVSIPELVRRAAERYGPGEAVVDGRTRVSYAELGARVERAAAACLATGVRAGDRVAIWAPNTLDWIVAALGAVSAGAVLVPLNTRFKGAEAADVLARSRARLLFVTGTFLGTSYVASLRRARAELPDLRRVVVFSDTVPDDPAYTTWKSFLAAGDGVDPARVRARADAIAPSDPSDIIYTSGTTGRPKGAVITHEQTLRCYEVWSELAGLRAGDRYLIVNPFFHTFGYKAGIVACLLRGAVMVPQPVFSVDTVLANIAAERISVLPGPPTLHQSLLDHPSRTAHDLSSLRLVVTGAAVVPLRLVERLRSELGVGTVLTAYGLSEASGIVTMCRRGDPAEVIAHTSGRAIPGTEVRLSDAGEVLVRGFHVMRGYFEDPEATAAAIDPDGWLRTGDVGVLDESGNLRITDRIKDMFIVGGFNAYPAEIEQLLGLHPDIADVAVVGIPDRRLGEVGKAYAVRRPGSTLTADDLIAWSRREMANYKVPREVEFVDALPRNASGKVVKGELRARATP from the coding sequence ATGCCGGAGTCGGTCTCGATACCGGAGTTGGTGCGCCGGGCGGCCGAGCGGTACGGGCCGGGGGAGGCGGTCGTCGACGGCCGCACCCGCGTCTCGTACGCCGAACTCGGCGCCCGGGTCGAACGGGCCGCGGCCGCGTGCCTCGCCACCGGCGTACGCGCCGGGGACCGGGTCGCGATCTGGGCGCCCAACACCCTCGACTGGATCGTCGCCGCGCTCGGCGCGGTGAGCGCGGGCGCCGTCCTCGTCCCGCTCAACACCCGCTTCAAGGGCGCCGAGGCCGCCGACGTCCTCGCCCGCTCCCGGGCCCGGCTGCTCTTCGTCACCGGCACCTTCCTCGGCACCTCGTACGTCGCCTCGCTGCGCCGCGCCCGGGCCGAACTCCCGGACCTGCGACGGGTGGTGGTGTTCAGCGACACCGTGCCGGACGACCCGGCGTACACCACCTGGAAGTCCTTCCTCGCGGCGGGCGACGGAGTGGATCCGGCGCGGGTACGGGCCCGGGCCGACGCCATCGCCCCCTCGGACCCCTCCGACATCATCTACACCTCGGGCACCACCGGCCGCCCCAAGGGCGCCGTGATCACCCATGAGCAGACCCTGCGCTGCTACGAGGTGTGGAGCGAGCTCGCCGGGCTGCGCGCCGGCGACCGCTATCTGATCGTGAACCCCTTCTTCCACACCTTCGGCTACAAGGCCGGGATCGTCGCCTGCCTGCTGCGCGGGGCGGTGATGGTGCCGCAGCCGGTCTTCAGCGTGGACACCGTGCTCGCCAACATCGCGGCCGAGCGGATCTCGGTCCTCCCCGGCCCGCCGACCCTCCACCAGTCGCTGCTCGACCACCCGTCCCGTACCGCCCACGACCTGTCCAGCCTCCGCCTGGTCGTCACCGGCGCGGCGGTGGTGCCGCTGCGGCTCGTCGAGCGCCTGCGGTCGGAACTGGGCGTGGGCACGGTCCTCACGGCGTACGGCCTCTCCGAGGCGAGCGGCATCGTCACGATGTGCCGGCGCGGCGACCCGGCCGAGGTCATCGCGCACACCTCGGGCCGCGCGATCCCCGGCACCGAGGTCCGCCTCTCCGACGCCGGCGAGGTCCTGGTCCGCGGCTTCCACGTGATGCGCGGCTACTTCGAGGACCCGGAGGCGACGGCCGCGGCGATCGACCCGGACGGCTGGCTGCGCACCGGCGACGTGGGGGTCCTCGACGAGTCGGGCAACCTGCGGATCACCGACCGGATCAAGGACATGTTCATCGTCGGCGGCTTCAACGCCTACCCCGCGGAGATCGAGCAACTCCTCGGGCTCCACCCCGACATCGCCGACGTCGCGGTGGTCGGAATCCCGGACCGGCGCCTCGGGGAGGTGGGCAAGGCGTACGCGGTACGGCGCCCGGGCTCGACCCTGACGGCCGACGACCTGATCGCCTGGTCGCGCCGCGAGATGGCGAACTACAAGGTGCCGAGGGAGGTCGAGTTCGTGGACGCGCTGCCGCGGAACGCGAGCGGCAAGGTGGTGAAGGGCGAGCTCCGGGCCCGGGCCACCCCCTGA